Sequence from the Streptomyces kaniharaensis genome:
GTGCCAGCCGGGACGGTGTAGTTCTGATTGCCGCGGTTGCCCTTCAGGCGGTCGAGTTCCACGGGGCCGTCACCGAGCGTGTCCGCGCGAGATTCGGCTGCGGAGCTGGCGGAGAGGTAGACACGCACGTCGGGCCCCTCCGAGGTGCGGAGGTTCGCGCCCATCTCGCCGACGGCGCCCACGTCGTCGCCGTCGACACCGGGACCCACCGTAGGTAGCTACTACCCGCTCACGCATGGCTCCGACGGACACCCGGCTCTCCTGGTATACCAGCCGACGCAGTGAACGGACGCCGTTCGGCAGCAACGGCTCGCCACCGGTGGTGATTGAAGTCGATCGGGTGCGAACGTACAGTAGCGGCGCCTCAGCCGACTGTGACCGCGGCATCGCCGAAGATCGCACCTTGCCGACCGACCGCACAGGCGGCTCCGCCCTCCACCCCCAAAGGGGCTGCCATGACCATGCTGCTGGTCCAAGGCTCGTACAAGATCATCGGCTCTGAGCCCGACGGCGACACCATCCACTTCGTCCCCACCGACCCGACCGTCTGGAACAAGCTTCCGGCGTGCACCCTGCCCAAGCACAACGCCACCACCGGCGAGACCCGGCTCCGACTGGACGGCATCGACGCTCTGGAAACCCACTACGACCGGACCGGGCCGAGCGTCGCCCAGCCACTGGAATTCGCCCACAAGGCCGCCGAGGAGTTGCTCACCTTCCTCGGCTTCAGCAACGTCCAGCGCACCGGCGAAAAGGTCACCGCCGCCACCCCGGCCCAGACCCCCGGGTTCATCCTCACCCAGGGCGCCGACAAGCTCGGTCGCTGCGTCGCGCTGATCGGCGCGGGTGCGCCGCCGGCCGCCGACGGCACCCAGGTCCAAGTGGACGTGGCGCTGCTGCGCACCACCGCCAACCACCACCTCCTCTCGCTCGGCCTGGTCTACCCGACCTTCTACAGCAAGCTCCCCCAGGATCTGCGGACCGAGCTGACCACGGTCGCCAGGCAGGCCCGGACGAACGGACTCGGGCTCTGGCCCAAGGACGTCACCACCGCGACCGGTGGCGCAGTCATCACCGGCATGTCCTCCCTCACCAACGACGTCGTGATCCTGCCGAAGCTGTTCCGACGGCTGGTGGACCACTTCAACCTGGTCGAGCAGACGCTCGCCTGCTTCCCGGCCTACCTGGCCGGCAAGGAGGACAACCTCAAGGTCCTGCCGGCCAACACCCCCGAGCTGACCCTCAAACCGCTGGTCCAGATCATCAACGGCAACGCCATCCGGATGACCAACCAGCCCGAAGACATCGTCTACGCCGAAGGCTGAGGAGCCCCATCATGAGCGATGCCACCGACTTCCTCGCCCTCTCCGAACTCCTCACCGGGGAAACAGGCTTGGACGAACAACTCGCCGAGGCCTACCGGGGCCGACTCTCCGACGCCTACCCGCAGGACCTCCCCGCCCTGCTCACCGCCTACCGCGCCGCCGCCACCCAGGGCAACCCGCTCGGCGCACTGACCACCGCGGTCAACGCCGACCCCAAGCTGGCCCGGGTCACCCGGGAGACCGTCACGGCCTGGTACACCGCCCAGTTCCTCAAGCCCGACGAGACGCCCGACGCGCCCGCGACCCCGCAGCAGTACCAGTCGGGCCTGATCTGGCAGGTCATCAAGGCCCACCCGCTCGCCACCGCCCCCGTACCCCCGGCGGCCAGCGGCTACGGCTACTGGACCCAGCACCCCTGAGCCGAGGAGATCCCGTGAACCCGAATGCCCCATACGACGTGGTGATCGTCGGCGCCGGTGTGGCCGGTTCCCTCACCGCCTGCCGGCTCAAGGCCACCAGGCCCGATGCCCGTATCCTCATCCTGGAGGCCGGCAACAACCCCACCACCCCCGGCGAGCGCGCCGCCTTCGTCGACACCTACCAGATCTCTCCCACCAAGTCCGTCCCCTCCCCGTACGCCGAACTGCCCAACAACAAGGAGAAGTTCGCCCCCTCCTCGGACGGCGTCCCGGACTTCACCGTCATGAACCAGTACTACGACGAGGACGGCAAACTGGACGTCTTCGCCAGCGGCTTCCAGCGGATGATCGGCGGCAGTACCTGGGCCTGGCGCGGCAACACCCCGCGGTTCGTCCCCAACGACTTCCAGCTCAAGACGAAGTACGGCGTGGGCGTCGACTGGCCGTTCAGCTACGACGAGCTGGAGCCCTACTACATGCAGGCCGAGAACGAGCTCGGCATCTCCGGCAACGCCACCGAGTGGGTCGGCATCACCCCGCGCAGCGGCGACTACCCGATGCCCGGCATGGCCCCCAGCTACGGCGACGAGCTCGCCCGCACCGCACTGTCGACGATCAAGCCGATCGACGGCATCCCGGTGAAGATTGTCACCACCCCGCAGGCCCGCAACTCTCAGCCCTACCGGGGGCGTAGCGCCTGCCAGGGCAACTCCAGCTGCATTCCGGTCTGCCCCACCGGCGCCAAGTACGACGCCTCCATCCACGTCAACAAGGCCCGCGACGAACTGGGCGTGGAGCTGCGGACGGCCAGCGTGGCCACCCGCATCGTCCCGCCGGCGGGTGACGGCCAGCCGTACACCGTGTTCTTCCGCGACTGGACCACCGTCGACCACGCCGAACAGCAGCTCACCGCCAAACACGTGGTGCTGGCGCTGAACGCGATCGAGACGCCCAAGCTCTGGCTGCTCTCCGGCCTGAACAACAGCAGCGACCAGGTCGGCCGCAACCTCATGGACCACCACTCCGCCGAGATGATCGGTCTGTTCGGCCAGCCCGTCTACCCGTTCCGCGGACCGCAGTCCGCACTCGGCGTCGACACCTTCCGCGACGGCGACTTCCGCAAGAACAACGGCGCCTTCCGCATGACCATCGGCAACGACGGCTGG
This genomic interval carries:
- a CDS encoding DM13 domain-containing protein, whose product is MGPGVDGDDVGAVGEMGANLRTSEGPDVRVYLSASSAAESRADTLGDGPVELDRLKGNRGNQNYTVPAGTDLSRIRSVVIWCKRFSVTFGAADLAAAPS
- a CDS encoding sugar dehydrogenase complex small subunit, with amino-acid sequence MSDATDFLALSELLTGETGLDEQLAEAYRGRLSDAYPQDLPALLTAYRAAATQGNPLGALTTAVNADPKLARVTRETVTAWYTAQFLKPDETPDAPATPQQYQSGLIWQVIKAHPLATAPVPPAASGYGYWTQHP
- a CDS encoding GMC family oxidoreductase translates to MNPNAPYDVVIVGAGVAGSLTACRLKATRPDARILILEAGNNPTTPGERAAFVDTYQISPTKSVPSPYAELPNNKEKFAPSSDGVPDFTVMNQYYDEDGKLDVFASGFQRMIGGSTWAWRGNTPRFVPNDFQLKTKYGVGVDWPFSYDELEPYYMQAENELGISGNATEWVGITPRSGDYPMPGMAPSYGDELARTALSTIKPIDGIPVKIVTTPQARNSQPYRGRSACQGNSSCIPVCPTGAKYDASIHVNKARDELGVELRTASVATRIVPPAGDGQPYTVFFRDWTTVDHAEQQLTAKHVVLALNAIETPKLWLLSGLNNSSDQVGRNLMDHHSAEMIGLFGQPVYPFRGPQSALGVDTFRDGDFRKNNGAFRMTIGNDGWGRSGSPEKTLQSFLWDDTNKKVKLLGKPLQQAVADKVTRMLRISISTEQLPNPDNRVTLSDKTDALGIPHPKIAYKLDDYSKRALAYGHSVTRRMWQHLEDTAGATRIDPVQPTLKYNGAGHLMGTMRMGDKASAVVDAWGNSHDHPGIWIVGSSVFPTGGTANPTLTVAALTLRTADALADALATTP
- a CDS encoding thermonuclease family protein produces the protein MTMLLVQGSYKIIGSEPDGDTIHFVPTDPTVWNKLPACTLPKHNATTGETRLRLDGIDALETHYDRTGPSVAQPLEFAHKAAEELLTFLGFSNVQRTGEKVTAATPAQTPGFILTQGADKLGRCVALIGAGAPPAADGTQVQVDVALLRTTANHHLLSLGLVYPTFYSKLPQDLRTELTTVARQARTNGLGLWPKDVTTATGGAVITGMSSLTNDVVILPKLFRRLVDHFNLVEQTLACFPAYLAGKEDNLKVLPANTPELTLKPLVQIINGNAIRMTNQPEDIVYAEG